CTACTAGCTGTTTAACTCACAACTGCTGAGCTTTCTGAGATTCTGCGACTTCAGTAATTGATTCTCTGGTGTTCCTATTTAACTATCTTATCACCACAAAGTGTAGATATCAACTTCTTTTAGTATGACTTTTCCTGATTCTCAATTTGATAGAATCAATGCATTCTTTCTATTGTGCCCGAGTGATTTCAGATATGCGTTTCAAGTTTTCCATAGCAACTAGGTATTACAAATCCGTGCAAGTACACCAGATAATACAGATCCTGTATTCACTTCTCCATAATTATTCATCAGGTGTCATATTTGTTTATGACCTATCTCAGAGGAAGACAAAGACAAATTTGAGCAAGTGGGCAGTTGAGGTTGCTGAGTCTGGGACCTTTTCAGCTCCTCTTGGGTCTGGTGGTCCAGGAGGTCTTCCAGTTCCTTACCTAGTGATTGCTAACAAAGTAGACATTGCTCCAAGAGATGGTAGAAGAGTTAGCAGTGGAAATCTTATTGATGTTGCTCGTCAATGGGTTGACAAGCAAGGCCTACTTCCATCGAGTGAAGAACTTCCACTTGTGGATAGCTTCCCTGGCAATTCTGGTCTGCTCACGGTAATTCTAATGTGCTCTTATTCACATCTTTCATGTGATGTCTTCACGTTTCCATGATAAAAGGACTTTACTGTAATGTGGTGGACTTTAGCAGTATGACTCTGAATTAAAATGTTCTGCTCTGCTCTCATTATTTATGTACTGGTTGGGGTTGACGTTGTTAGTGCCTTAGCAAATGATATGTTGACCTTTGGATGCAGGCTGCAAAAGAGGCAAGATATGATAAAGAAGCTGTGGTTAAGTTCTTCCGCATGGTTCGTGGCTTTGTGTAACAGAATAATTTTCGATTTGAGTAGCAGATAAGAATTCTTGGTACATAAGATTATTTACTAATGTTGTTGAGATTTATCTTTCAGTTGATAAGGAGGAGGTATTTCTCGAATGAACTTCCTGCCCCTAGCCCATGGTCTCTCACTCCCAGAGGGGATACCATTCTTCCTGTAGAAACCACGAATGACGAGGAGTTGTTCAAAAGGAAAAGGTGAGCTCTTTGTCTTACTTTTTTATGTGTTACTAAGAGCAGGCTAGTGCACTCGGTGAATTGATATTATCTTTGTACTTGTCCATCTGAAATGCATTTGACTGGCTATTGGTCAGGCCATCTTGTAGACACATTTTATTTCCCTCCTTGTTGCAGCTATGGCGGGCAGAGGTACAAATACAACGGTGTCGCCCCACTATCTGCACAGCAGAATGTAACTCTACCACTCACTCCCTCTCCGCAGCAGCCAATGTCCTCTTCCGCGGAGAACTACAGATACCACAGATTCTCGTCATCGGCAATTCCTGACAAAAACAGTAGTAGGACAAGCCGACTAGACATCAATTTATGATACATGGGCTCATAATCACCACGAAATACAACTTGCGACCTGGAAAAAGCACGTACTGCCGGGAAAATTTTGAATCCGACTTTCTGTATTCTTGAGAAGTTCTACTGTCTTACCGGCAACACGTGCATGTCGTCGGATATGCCtcttttttgtttatttttgtCTATCATTGTGGGATCAGCAGTTAGCATTTCTTTTGTATCTTGTCCAATATTTGTTGAACTGTGATTGTATTGGGATTGGAGACAATGAACATGTATAAAATCAGTAGAAACATTTTAGATGACTAGTGTTGAACTGTTCTATTCATGATCTAAAGTCACCTGGAACAGGAAATGGGACTTAGATTTGACTGCAACTATTATTAACATTGTTCTGGATCACATTTAGACTGAATGCCAAGCTCATAATTTTGTTTATTTGAAACTTACTAGCAAAAGGGCTTGTGTGTTGCAGCTGGAAAAAAAAAATCATAACCTCCAATGGCCATGAtcatattttgctgcatcaccgagatacactaCCACCCTTAATTTcgtgaaatcatgaatattttttttaaactcatgaacatttttcaaagtcATGAACACTTCTACAAATTTTCGAACATTTTCTAGAATTAAGAACATTTATACTATTTGCCAACATCTTtttaaattgtgaacattttttaacaaCTTCCTTGAATCCGTGAACATTGTTTTGGAAATTGGCGGAACaatttttcaaattcataaaaTTTTATTGAttttacaaacattttttgaaatgcatgatcattttttaaatcagcgaatattttatgaatgaataaactattttgtaagtcacgaacaatttttgaatttttaggatatttttccaTTCATGGACTTTTTTGAATTGGCAAAaatttgttcaatttcattaacatttcttaatacatgaactttttaaaaaaatcatgaacattttttggttTTCTAAACATTTGTTTTCAATATTAAGAGTTTTTTTTTTGAATAAGCAAACatgttttataaaaatgcaaacattttttgaatccacaaaTATTTTATGATTTAGTATACATTCTATTTCAAAAttctcattttttgaatttttggaacatttttgaagtcccaaatTATTTAAAGTGAAAAAACAAAACCGaaagaaataataaaaataaaagctGGCCGCCCGGACATGGGCCGACCCAAAGGGGCGCGCACGTCTTCTCCCCGCACATAGGGCGCAGTATAGGAGGTCCCTTCTACATGAGCCGGCCCACGCAGGGGATTCCCCGATGTGAAACATTTTTTTATCATTTATAAGTGACATTGgtgggtaatattttgcaactttgGGGGCAATTTGCTTGATATATCACAAGAAGCAACAAcccctttattattaggtatagattTGTGTGTCTGCAACGTCAACCGTCATTGCTTGTACTCCAACGACCGCAGCCGTCCATGTCCTTGTTGCCCTGTTCAAGGGCTCGGTATTGCCCGATGGCCTCATTTTCCAACCGCCTAACCTCAACATCCTCGTTGAGAGCTCCTCCTTGGCGCTTCAGGCGAGCCAATTGAGTGTTCGGCTAACACGATGCAAGGTGGAGCTTGGTTGCGATTGGAAAAGTTCGACCGGGGTCAGACATATAAGCCGAGTGGCCTAGAAAGTCTGGCGGATCGACAAGGATGTCAGGTGGAATagaagatgatgatgatttcaacgatgatgacataggagcgtgatgctgatggtgactgaCTTCCAGGCATGGCAACATGCAGCGATGGTCCGAGGGTTTGTGAGCTTCATCATGGCGATGGAGCTGGGTTGACTCAAGGTGGTGTACACATGGGAGCTTGAAGTCAACGGGCGTGAGGGtgtactgatcatctaccatggatacATGTTGAAGTTGTAGCTGCGAGTCTGATGGAAGACTTCACTTGATTCTGGTGGAGAGTCTGCGGTGTAAGACGTCGGAGAGTCAAAGCCTATTTGAGTGGGAAAAGCAACGGGCATGTTGTTCGGGCTATGGACAAGTGGTTCGATGGATACGTAAAACTCGACATCTCTTGATGATGAACCGATGGTTCTATTAAGTGGGGGTTGAGGTGATTTGGGTTCGTGACCCAAGAtactcgaccgggacagcggagcCTGGACAGTAATAACGGCGATACGTGCGGTAAGCACGAGACATGACGACAGACGAGGACACTGGTGGTCAGACATAGTGTGGAGATGGTGCTCAAGCCATGTTGGCGAGTTACAATGTCAATTTCGTGATTATGTCTATCCAGGTGGGCACATTTGAAGGTGGACTAGAGTTGACCATAAAGAATCTGTGAAACTGATGGGAAGTTTAAAAAATGTCAAAACCTAGGAGAGCACATGGTCATATATTCGGTGGCGTTCGGTGCACATGGCAAAATGTGGATGACAAATGTAGAATGAGACGAGTGCTAGAGCTATGAGGCATGTAAAAGACTATCCAGAAAAAGGGATGAGACAACCATGAATTTGACTCGAGATGAGTAAAGGTAACAAAAAATTCCTTCAAGTCCATGTATGCGGTTAACAATAGAAATGATGGTGAGCTAAAAATTTCTTATATGTGAATCCAGTATGCGAGTATTTTACTCTCACACAGATTAGTAAAGAAGCTACCAGGGTGACGATATATCGATGTTGTCAGACATGGTGACTTTATGGTCAATGAGCGATGGCATTGGATATATACTCTAGGAGATTGGGAATAGAAGACAAGAATGCAAAAGAACTTAATTTTCATGGGAGCTTTGACTATCATGAAGAAAAGAAGGAACTACAGTTGGAGGTGGAGCCATGTGATGTCAAGAGAGTAGCAGCTAAGCTCATGAATAACGATTCAAGCCCAAGGTACACAGACATTCGCACATGGGAGCTTCCATGTCGTGAGGTCATATTTGCCATGGTAGGTGTTAAAATATGTGTCCAATATTATGTGTATGAGTTATACTACACTTAGACTTGTAATTAGCGGAGGGTTATATAGGTGTTTGAGTCAGACATGTGTAACTCGATCCTATTATATAAAGGTACCACCCAATAGCCAAATAGACAAGACGTAAGCTGGTAAGCTAGACAGAGATCACGAGAGGGATGACCCGAACGCCCATGGAAGGGATGGCCATACCGGCCATGGCGCGGTGATGAGAGCGCTATCTAATAGCCTCAGCGGGCTTATCGTCGACTGTACCATGTGATTTGATACATGCAGAGGAGCGCTCATAGTCATGCCTTCCTCTCATCTACACAAACAATTTTCTGGACTGGGCGACACACAAGAAAGAGATGGAGGAGGTAGAACCAGAGGCCAGAGCAGAGAAAGAGAGACCGAGAGGAGAATTGCTTCACCTAGATCCATTCTAGGTTCCTCTGCCACATGATCCTTTCCACCATTGACAAAATTGCCGTTAGAGAGATTCCAACTTGTAAGGCTAGGGTTTGTAAATTATATTCATACTTTAATTAAAATATCACAATCTGGTTAATCATTCATCTCATTGTGCTAAAGATGATTAACTTTCATTCGATCTTTGTATTTGGTTATTATTTATCTCTAATATGTGAGCAATTTCCCTGGGCGTGGGAGGAGTAAGGGATTGGTGAAATGTGGCTGTGACTAATTCTTATCTGGATATATTTGTGAGATTGTGTTgatgattgatacatctccaacgtatctataatttttgattgttccatgctattatattatcaatcttagatgttttatatgcattattatgctattttatatcattttctgggactaacctattaacccagtgcccaatgccagttgctgtttttcccttgtttttttctctttacagaaaatcaatacccaacggagtccaaatggaacgaaactttttgatgatttttcttggaccacaagacaccctgaaagcttcgggaggaggccatgAGGTGGTGACATgctcagggggcgtgccccagggggcgcCCCCAAGCTTATGGACCCCCCATGGCtctcctaaccctaattttttgtctataaattcccaaatatttcctCAAGACTagtgggcacaccaaaaatacttttctgccaccgcaagtttctgtcttcgtgagatcccatctggggaccttttttcGGTACTCTGCCcgaggggattcgatcacggagggcttctatatcaaccttgccgcccttctgatgatgtgtgagtagtttaccacagacctatgggtccacaaCTAGTATctatatggcttcttctatctctttgattttcaatacaatgttctcctcgatgatcttggagatctatttgatgtaatcttcttttgcggtgtctctgttgagatccaatgaattgtgggtt
The sequence above is a segment of the Triticum dicoccoides isolate Atlit2015 ecotype Zavitan chromosome 1A, WEW_v2.0, whole genome shotgun sequence genome. Coding sequences within it:
- the LOC119270754 gene encoding small GTPase LIP1-like isoform X2, which produces MRFWRDGGASGSGRDLNGGMPYGQVRVLVVGDSGVGKSSLARLILQGSAVARPTQTIGCTVDVKHITYGSPGSSSNSIVGDAERNFFVELWDVSGHDRYRDCRSLFYSQINGVIFVYDLSQRKTKTNLSKWAVEVAESGTFSAPLGSGGPGGLPVPYLVIANKVDIAPRDGRRVSSGNLIDVARQWVDKQGLLPSSEELPLVDSFPGNSGLLTAAKEARYDKEAVVKFFRMLIRRRYFSNELPAPSPWSLTPRGDTILPVETTNDEELFKRKSYGGQRYKYNGVAPLSAQQNVTLPLTPSPQQPMSSSAENYRYHRFSSSAIPDKNSSRTSRLDINL
- the LOC119270754 gene encoding small GTPase LIP1-like isoform X1, which gives rise to MLDMEVDLQALGELVGALQRVSMATSYTLEAKCPSGTTWHLAHPSRLPGPTQLRVPSCLQRTCSRSTKTRAPGVGKSSLARLILQGSAVARPTQTIGCTVDVKHITYGSPGSSSNSIVGDAERNFFVELWDVSGHDRYRDCRSLFYSQINGVIFVYDLSQRKTKTNLSKWAVEVAESGTFSAPLGSGGPGGLPVPYLVIANKVDIAPRDGRRVSSGNLIDVARQWVDKQGLLPSSEELPLVDSFPGNSGLLTAAKEARYDKEAVVKFFRMLIRRRYFSNELPAPSPWSLTPRGDTILPVETTNDEELFKRKSYGGQRYKYNGVAPLSAQQNVTLPLTPSPQQPMSSSAENYRYHRFSSSAIPDKNSSRTSRLDINL